The following proteins are co-located in the Lichenicola cladoniae genome:
- a CDS encoding cytochrome c oxidase subunit 3, protein MSSGPVSPALRHAGLNLKYASREEAEQIESDVFGFWVFLMSDAVIFALLFALFGTSLEATVGGPTLASVVKLAPAFIETALLLTSSFTFGMASIELKRTHKFTRRHRHRAVGWLLLTWALGIAFLGMEAHDFVTMAGEGAVPDRSFFLSAYTVLIGTHGLHVLTAVIWLPILLMQMYMFGLDRPLKVNLIRLSLFWHFLDIVWIAIFSIVFLQGAIR, encoded by the coding sequence ATGAGCAGCGGTCCGGTTTCCCCGGCGCTTCGCCACGCCGGGCTGAACCTCAAATACGCGTCTCGCGAGGAAGCCGAGCAGATCGAGAGCGACGTGTTCGGCTTCTGGGTCTTCCTGATGAGCGACGCGGTAATTTTCGCGCTGCTGTTCGCCCTGTTCGGAACCTCGCTTGAGGCCACCGTGGGCGGCCCGACCTTGGCCAGCGTAGTCAAGCTCGCCCCCGCCTTCATCGAGACCGCGCTGCTGCTCACTTCTTCCTTCACCTTCGGCATGGCCTCGATCGAGCTCAAGCGGACGCACAAGTTCACCCGCAGGCACCGGCACCGGGCCGTGGGCTGGCTGCTGCTGACCTGGGCGCTCGGGATCGCTTTCCTCGGCATGGAGGCGCACGACTTCGTCACCATGGCCGGGGAAGGAGCGGTACCCGACCGATCCTTTTTCCTGTCGGCCTACACAGTGCTGATCGGAACGCACGGCCTGCATGTGCTGACGGCCGTCATCTGGCTGCCAATTCTGCTGATGCAGATGTACATGTTCGGCCTGGACCGTCCGCTGAAGGTGAACCTGATCCGCCTGTCGCTGTTCTGGCATTTCCTCGACATCGTCTGGATCGCGATCTTCTCCATCGTGTTCCTCCAGGGAGCGATCAGATGA